ACGTTACAGAACTTATACGTAGCAAGAATTGGATCATCTGTCCACGGCCCCCTGGGATTAGACTGGCGACGCTCGAATACAGCTTGCCGTTCGGAAGCGAAATACCAGTAGAGATCGTATATCGGTTGTCTTACTGTGGGTTGTCGCACCCAATCATTATAAGTCGACTAGCTCTTATTGCATTGGCATTGGCGCGAGTTCGTAGACTTGCACCGAAAACTTACCGGTCTTATCTGCTAAGAACGGGTGATCTTTAACGAGATCTATGGCTCCGTTCATGTCGTCTGCTTGGATGATGCTATAGCCATTGAGCTGCAGAGCAGTGCCCTGTGAGCCGTCATCTACGACCGCACGTCCGTCAACCATTGGCTGACCAGCATCGACAAGCCCGTCCTCTATTCGGTCCATCCAGACTTTCCAAGCATCCATAATATCTTCTCTTTTCTCTGGTGGGATGTCTTCCATCGGTGTAGCTGGACCATTGTAAAGAATGATAAACTTTTTCATCTCTTGTCTCCTCCATATTACCTACCTATCGTAACAGATTAGAGCCATCCTAGACAGCATGTACATAAGTGCGCTTTGTCACATCTGTTATTTATATAATGAAATAATACTTGCAATAAATCAAGAAAAGATGTATACTATGCAATAGTTTAAGTGTGATAGCAAATGGCACGTAGAGACGAAGACAAGCCATCTGTCGCCCGGACGAGGACGACCGTTCTAGAGAACGCTCATAAAGTGAGCGTACCTAAACGTGGTGTAACAAAGCGCCGCGCAGCTAGTACGTCCTCAAGAGCAAAGACAAAGATAACCTCTTCTCGACAGGTGCAACTAACCAGTAGCCGCACGCTGCCAAAGAGAAAACTGTTGCCAAGAAGCCTGATGGCCAAGACCAAGCCTGCTCGTATCCATAAGCACAAGCTAGCTCTTCTGATTGCTTGTCACAACGAGGAGATGGTACTCGAGACGACCATCAAATCGGCCGTCGCATCGGGTCAAAAGATCGAAGATATCTTTGTTGTTGACGACAACTCAAGTGACAAGACCCGCGAGATAGCCGTCAGGGTGCTCGGCGTGCTGAACGTTTTGACTGTCCCCCGAAGCGGTAAGGCAGGCGCGGTCTACCAGGCTATTAAGGTCTTCGGCTTCGAGGAGCGGTACCAGTGGGTGCACATCTCTGATGGTGACAGTATTTTCGGAGAAGACTACTTCCGGAACTATCGCCGTGGACTGACTGGCAAAGAGTATGTTGTGGCTGTTGGTTTCATCCAGAGCCTCAGGGGTAACTGGATCGCAAATTATCGGTCTCTCTCATATACTTACTCCCAGCACGTAATGCGTCGTTTTCAGTCATGGTTCAATATGATCTCAGTCCTACCCGGTCCGATTACGTCGTTCCGTACCGATATCATCCAATACCTTGACTTCAGGACGGGAGTTATCGCCGAAGACTTTGATGTAACACTCCAGATTTATCGTATGGGACTCGGTAAAGTTCGCTATATTCCCGATGCCATCTGCTATACACAGGATCCTCAAAACTTGCGCGACTTCTGTAAGCAGACATTTAGGTGGCAGCGAGGCTTCTGGCAGGGTGTTACTCGCCATCGAATCGGCACTAAACTGCAATCGATCGATATCAGTATCGGTTATCAGGTCTTCCAGATGGTTCTATGGCTCTTTGAATTCGGCTTTCTCGTCCCCTACACCATGTTTGAGACTGGGAAGTGGATTATTCTACCTATTCTAATGGTCTTGGACTTTACGGTTGTCTCGATCTTAACTATCTTCTCGGCCATTGTTGCAAAGCGTTACTGGGTACTTGCCGCGCTTCCCTACTACTACTTCTTACGATATGTCGAACTCGGTATCTTTCTGTGGGCATTTGTTGAGATCGTCATCCTGAGGCGATACCACAGTACTCTGCAGAAGGGTTGGGTTACTGAAGGCCGTCGCTATGCTATCGATAAGGCAGCCCTAAGGGAGGCACACGGATGAGTGTCAACATCTTTAAGTCCTCAAAGAAGTCAGCCCGTCGCAAAACCCGCCGTGACCATAAGGTCCGGAATATAATCCTGACGGTTGTAGCTGCTTCTTACTTTATCTACCAGATCTACCTGATAGTTCGCGTCTTCTGGGTCAAGTAGACTTAAAAAGCTACCTAGTTTGTCTTAGTGTAGCCAATATATTCAAAGCTAAACATCTGGCGATTCTGCCAGAAGAGACCTGAACAGGTCTGCACGAGGAGCCGTGGTGCCCCTGTATAGCTTAAGACCGATGTCTGTGACGGCTGGACGGCATAGCTGTCGGTTAGCTTATACGTAAAGGTGTAACCGTTCTGCGTCTTCACTTGGGCAGTGTCACCTATGTGGAGACCGGCTAGCAGGGGTCCGAACATCGTTCGTAGAGCATGCCCATAGATGAATGTCTGTCCACTGGTATTGTTTGGCTCGACACTGATGGTTGCGTACTGGGCGTTCGTATCGCTCAGCGTCCAGCTGTTGGTACGAGCATCGTAATATCCAGGGATGATGCTTTGGTTAATACCGAGACTTGGGAAAGATATAGAAGTCGGATAGCCACTGATGATTGACTGTGCTGGATGACTGGCTGTTGGTTGGGGCACCGTTGCTCTGACTTGCTTGGAGCTAGCGGCGTTCACAGTCGCTGCCTGATCGGCCTCGAAGTTTGAGATCAGAGTTGGGGCCGTGCCGATGAGGCCTGAGACAAAGATAAGCATACCGACAACGGTCAGTATCTGTAGTTTGGTTAACTTTATCTGTGGTCTAATCGTCATAACGTATCTACCTTCATGACCGAAACGGGCTACAGAATATATATCCTGTAGCCCGAGTCTTTAGTGAGCTTCAAGCAGCTGCTTAGGCTTTGTTGCCGAAGTGCTGCTTGACCTTCATCGCGCCGGTGAAAGTGAGGACCGTAAGGCCGAGCACCATCATAACGACTGCGAAGACAAAGGCTAGCTTGAAGCCACTTGTGTTGGGCAGAGTAGCTACTCCAGCTACACCTGCGGTTGTGGTAGCGACACCAACGCCGCCTCCCATACCATATCCAGCCATTGCATTCTCTCCTGCTTAATAGCTCGAGCTGATTTGTGACCTCTTATCCTGCCGCAAGCCCTCGCAGGCGCTGCGGAGGAGAAGAGTCCTCGCCTCAACTCGTTTACATACAATATATACTAAATATGCGCTTATGTAAAGTAGATTATTTAACATTCTTATGTTTAGAGTTTATTTCACCATCTCATTGACAAAAGTACTGAAAGAGTTGTATAATTATGTCCAATCGTTACTATCACTAATGTTGGAGAATCAGGTAGATGCGAAAATTCTTACTAACCCTTATGTCAATGGTCCTCTTTGCAGGACTTTTAGCAGGTCCAGCTACACTGGCCCTCGCCCAGCGCGCCGCTGCGGCTAGCCCTACCAACCTTATAGCCAATCCTCTGGTAGAAACGGCTGATCCGAGCAACCCATCACAGCCGCTCGACTGGAACGAAGGAAACTGGGGCACCAATAGCACCACCTTCTCCTACCTTAATAGTGGTTCTGGAATCGACACCAATAGTGTCCAGGTTCAGATGACCAGCTACACCAGCGGTGACGCTAAGTGGTACTTCAACCCAGTAGCCGTAACTGCCGGTCAGACCTACAACTATAGTGATAGTTATCTCTCCAACGTTCCAACTGAAGTCATGGTCCAGGATCAGACTGCAAGCGGCACCCTTTCATACCAGGACCTTGGTTCAGCTCCTGCCGACACTTCGTGGGCAACGTTCACCCAGAACTTCACCGTTCCAAGTGGCGTCACCGAGCTTACCGTCTTTCACCTCATTCAGAGCGTTGGTACACTTCAAACTGATAACTTCTCATTGAGCCCAGTAAGCGCTCCTTCAGTCAACATCTCTACCCCGAACTCTGGTGCAACTGTCAGTGGTAGTACGACTATTAGTGCTAATGCCAGTGACACTAACGGCATCGCCAACGTCCAGTTCATGCTTGATGGCCAGGCTCTCGGTAGCCCGATCACTAGTGCTCCCTATGAATATACGTGGGATACCACTGTCGCCACGAACGGTAGCCACAGCCTGACAGCTGTTGCCACCAACACTGAAGGTATCAGCACTACTTCGGCTGCCATTCCAGTAACCGTTTCTAACGGTACGGTCGGAAGTAACCTTATTAGTAACCCGCTAGTCGAGACGGTTGATCCGTCTAACAGTTCTCTACCTGAAAACTGGGACCAAGGCAACTGGGGCACCAATACGGTTACCTTCTCATACATCACCAACGGCTCAACTGGTGATAGCCGCAGCGTCGGCATCAATATGACCGCTTACACCAGTGGTGACGCTAAGTGGTACTTCAATCCGGTCAATGTCACCCCAGGTGCTACCTATAACTACAGTGACTACTACCAATCAAGCGTCACTACAGACGTTATGGCCGCCTTCATCAACGCTAGTGGCGTAACTACATACCAGGATCTTGGTTCAGCTGCCGCCAACCCATCAGCTTGGACGCAGTACAACGCCAGCTTCATAGTTCCTGCCGGTACCCAGACAATGACCGTCTACCATCTGATCAGCGCCGTCGGTACACTTCAGACTGATAACTTCTCGCTGACTGAGAGCACGAAACCGTCTATCCAGATCTCTGCTCCAGTCGCAGGTGCTACAGTTACAGGTACGACCACAGTCTCAGCTAACGCAAGCGACCCGAA
This region of Candidatus Saccharimonadales bacterium genomic DNA includes:
- a CDS encoding YciI family protein; this translates as MKKFIILYNGPATPMEDIPPEKREDIMDAWKVWMDRIEDGLVDAGQPMVDGRAVVDDGSQGTALQLNGYSIIQADDMNGAIDLVKDHPFLADKTGKFSVQVYELAPMPMQ
- a CDS encoding glycosyltransferase family 2 protein, producing the protein MARRDEDKPSVARTRTTVLENAHKVSVPKRGVTKRRAASTSSRAKTKITSSRQVQLTSSRTLPKRKLLPRSLMAKTKPARIHKHKLALLIACHNEEMVLETTIKSAVASGQKIEDIFVVDDNSSDKTREIAVRVLGVLNVLTVPRSGKAGAVYQAIKVFGFEERYQWVHISDGDSIFGEDYFRNYRRGLTGKEYVVAVGFIQSLRGNWIANYRSLSYTYSQHVMRRFQSWFNMISVLPGPITSFRTDIIQYLDFRTGVIAEDFDVTLQIYRMGLGKVRYIPDAICYTQDPQNLRDFCKQTFRWQRGFWQGVTRHRIGTKLQSIDISIGYQVFQMVLWLFEFGFLVPYTMFETGKWIILPILMVLDFTVVSILTIFSAIVAKRYWVLAALPYYYFLRYVELGIFLWAFVEIVILRRYHSTLQKGWVTEGRRYAIDKAALREAHG
- a CDS encoding sortase, with product MTIRPQIKLTKLQILTVVGMLIFVSGLIGTAPTLISNFEADQAATVNAASSKQVRATVPQPTASHPAQSIISGYPTSISFPSLGINQSIIPGYYDARTNSWTLSDTNAQYATISVEPNNTSGQTFIYGHALRTMFGPLLAGLHIGDTAQVKTQNGYTFTYKLTDSYAVQPSQTSVLSYTGAPRLLVQTCSGLFWQNRQMFSFEYIGYTKTN
- a CDS encoding Ig-like domain-containing protein → MRKFLLTLMSMVLFAGLLAGPATLALAQRAAAASPTNLIANPLVETADPSNPSQPLDWNEGNWGTNSTTFSYLNSGSGIDTNSVQVQMTSYTSGDAKWYFNPVAVTAGQTYNYSDSYLSNVPTEVMVQDQTASGTLSYQDLGSAPADTSWATFTQNFTVPSGVTELTVFHLIQSVGTLQTDNFSLSPVSAPSVNISTPNSGATVSGSTTISANASDTNGIANVQFMLDGQALGSPITSAPYEYTWDTTVATNGSHSLTAVATNTEGISTTSAAIPVTVSNGTVGSNLISNPLVETVDPSNSSLPENWDQGNWGTNTVTFSYITNGSTGDSRSVGINMTAYTSGDAKWYFNPVNVTPGATYNYSDYYQSSVTTDVMAAFINASGVTTYQDLGSAAANPSAWTQYNASFIVPAGTQTMTVYHLISAVGTLQTDNFSLTESTKPSIQISAPVAGATVTGTTTVSANASDPNGITSVQFLLDGQALGSPVTSAPYQYNWDSTQASNGTHSLSAEIFEGNSVVATSSPVSVKVSNAGTNLVPNPKDLVVDPSNSNMPADWTTDTWGTNTHTFTYGAPGSGFDGSRSLTTKITSYTSGDSKWSFNAVPATKDEMYKFSEYYKATIPTQIDAAFNMSDGTTDYQIIGLPAAVSSWTKFTTEFAIPAGTQTIAIYHFFDSTGTLSTSDFSMTKYVPVGFSEPLVSLTFDDGYECSYTNTAPMLKAAGFTGTQFIITALLNQSGYLTKAQVKAIGQEGEEMASHTVDHVDLTQQTPANLIKQLANSQAALKTITGVSPTDLAYPFGLYNSAVMTATAKYYTAARSVDDGFNSKDDFQPYRLKVQNIYDNTTTAQVADWIAQAQATNTWLIITYHSVDDHPNPATDAGIYNITTAQFQAQLDAIKASGIKVVTMKQGFAETSAQVK